One window of the Klebsiella sp. WP3-W18-ESBL-02 genome contains the following:
- the rbbA gene encoding ribosome-associated ATPase/putative transporter RbbA translates to MRQDAHPPVAQLEHVGQRFGSTVALNDITLAIPSRCMVGLIGPDGVGKSSLLSLIAGARVIEEGNVMVLGGDMRDARHRRDVCPKIAWMPQGLGKNLYHTLSVYENVDFFARLFGHDKREREARIDELLHSTGLAPFRDRPAGKLSGGMKQKLGLCCALIHDPQLLILDEPTTGVDPLSRAQFWELIDSIRARQPEMSVLVATAYMEEAERFDWLVAMNAGEVLATGSAEELRTQTASQTLEQAFIALLPEAQRNAHQQVIIPPRDASEEEIAIEARGLTMRFGDFVAVDHVNFRIARGEIFGFLGSNGCGKSTTMKMLTGLLPASEGEAWLFGQPVDPRDIETRRRVGYMSQAFSLYSELTVRQNLELHARLFHIPDAEIPGRVAEMSQRFMLTDVEDALPAALPLGIRQRLSLAVAVIHRPEMLILDEPTSGVDPVARDMFWQLMVDLARQDKVTIFISTHFMNEAERCDRMSLMHAGKVLASDTPQALVAKRGAASLEEAFIAYLKEAAEPTPDTGTMTPPAQAAAEPPRQAFSLRRLFSYSRREALELRRDPVRSTLALLGTVILMFIMGYGISMDVEDLRFAVLDRDQTVSSQRWTQNIAGSRYFIELSPLHSYDDLDRRMRDGELAVAIEIPPNFGRDIARGTPVQIGVWVDGAMPNRAETVRGYVQAMHLAWLQEMAGRQPSAASDSALMSIETRYRYNPDVKSLPAIVPAVIPLLLMMIPAMLSALSVVREKELGSIINLYVTPTTRTEFLLGKQIPYIALGMFNFLLLCALSVFVFGVPHKGSFLTLTLAALLYVTIATGLGLLISTFMKSQIAAIFGTAIITLIPATQFSGMIDPVASLEGPGRWIGQIYPTSHFLTIARGTFSKALGLSDLWASFIPLLIAVPLVLGLSVWLLKKQEG, encoded by the coding sequence ATGAGACAGGACGCGCATCCCCCGGTTGCTCAATTAGAGCACGTCGGCCAGCGCTTCGGCAGCACCGTCGCGCTCAACGACATTACGCTGGCCATTCCCTCCCGCTGCATGGTGGGGCTGATCGGCCCGGACGGCGTGGGAAAATCCAGCCTGCTGTCGCTGATCGCCGGCGCGCGAGTGATTGAAGAGGGCAACGTGATGGTGCTGGGCGGCGACATGCGTGATGCCCGGCACCGCCGTGATGTCTGCCCGAAAATTGCCTGGATGCCACAGGGACTGGGCAAAAACCTTTATCACACGCTCTCGGTATACGAAAACGTCGACTTCTTCGCCCGTCTGTTCGGTCATGATAAGCGCGAGCGCGAAGCACGCATCGACGAATTGCTGCACAGCACCGGGCTGGCGCCGTTCCGCGACCGCCCGGCAGGCAAACTCTCCGGAGGGATGAAGCAAAAGCTGGGCCTGTGCTGCGCGCTAATCCACGATCCGCAGCTGTTGATCCTTGATGAGCCAACCACCGGCGTCGATCCGCTTTCACGTGCTCAGTTTTGGGAACTTATCGACAGCATTCGCGCACGCCAGCCGGAGATGAGCGTGCTGGTGGCCACCGCCTATATGGAAGAAGCCGAGCGCTTCGACTGGCTGGTGGCGATGAACGCCGGGGAGGTGCTGGCAACCGGTAGTGCGGAAGAACTGCGTACACAAACCGCCAGCCAGACGCTGGAGCAGGCGTTTATCGCCCTGCTGCCGGAAGCCCAGCGCAACGCACATCAGCAGGTCATTATCCCACCGCGCGACGCCAGCGAAGAAGAAATTGCGATTGAAGCTCGCGGGCTGACCATGCGCTTCGGCGATTTTGTCGCGGTCGATCACGTCAATTTCCGTATTGCCCGCGGCGAGATTTTTGGCTTCCTGGGGTCGAACGGCTGCGGTAAATCCACCACCATGAAGATGCTGACCGGCCTCTTACCCGCCAGCGAAGGAGAAGCCTGGCTATTCGGCCAGCCGGTGGATCCGAGGGATATCGAAACCCGCCGCCGCGTCGGCTATATGTCGCAGGCCTTTTCGCTGTACAGCGAACTGACCGTGCGTCAGAACCTGGAGCTACACGCCCGGCTGTTCCATATCCCCGACGCGGAAATTCCCGGCCGCGTGGCCGAAATGAGCCAGCGCTTTATGCTCACCGACGTTGAAGATGCCCTGCCCGCCGCGCTGCCACTGGGTATTCGCCAGCGTCTATCGCTGGCGGTGGCGGTGATTCATCGCCCCGAGATGCTGATTCTGGATGAACCGACCTCCGGCGTCGATCCGGTGGCGCGTGACATGTTCTGGCAGCTGATGGTCGATCTTGCCAGACAGGACAAAGTCACCATTTTTATCTCCACCCACTTTATGAACGAAGCCGAGCGTTGCGACCGCATGTCGCTGATGCATGCGGGCAAAGTGCTGGCCAGCGATACGCCGCAGGCGCTGGTCGCTAAACGCGGTGCGGCGAGCCTGGAAGAGGCGTTTATTGCCTACCTTAAGGAGGCCGCCGAACCAACGCCCGATACCGGGACAATGACGCCCCCGGCGCAAGCCGCCGCCGAACCACCGCGCCAGGCGTTTAGCTTACGCCGACTGTTCAGCTATAGCCGCCGCGAAGCGCTGGAGCTGCGCCGCGATCCGGTGCGATCGACGCTGGCCCTGCTCGGAACGGTGATCCTGATGTTTATCATGGGCTATGGGATCAGCATGGACGTTGAGGACTTACGCTTTGCGGTGCTCGACCGCGATCAAACCGTCAGCAGCCAGCGCTGGACGCAGAACATTGCCGGATCGCGCTACTTTATTGAGCTGTCGCCGCTGCACAGCTACGACGATCTCGACCGCCGGATGCGCGATGGCGAGCTGGCGGTCGCCATTGAGATCCCCCCCAACTTTGGCCGCGATATTGCGCGCGGTACACCGGTGCAAATCGGCGTATGGGTGGATGGGGCCATGCCAAACCGTGCGGAGACGGTGCGCGGATACGTGCAGGCTATGCACCTGGCATGGCTACAGGAAATGGCCGGAAGACAGCCCAGCGCCGCCAGCGATAGCGCTTTAATGTCAATAGAGACGCGCTACCGCTATAACCCGGATGTGAAGAGTCTGCCGGCGATCGTACCGGCAGTGATCCCGCTGCTGCTGATGATGATCCCGGCAATGCTCAGCGCCCTAAGCGTGGTGCGCGAAAAAGAGTTGGGTTCCATCATCAACCTTTACGTCACGCCGACGACCCGCACCGAATTCCTGCTCGGTAAGCAGATACCGTATATCGCACTGGGCATGTTCAACTTCCTGCTGCTGTGCGCGCTGTCGGTGTTTGTTTTCGGCGTGCCGCATAAGGGCAGTTTCCTGACGTTAACGCTGGCGGCGCTGCTGTATGTCACTATCGCCACCGGGCTTGGGTTGTTGATTTCCACCTTTATGAAGAGCCAGATCGCGGCGATCTTCGGTACCGCCATTATTACGCTGATCCCGGCCACGCAGTTCTCCGGGATGATCGATCCGGTCGCGTCGCTGGAAGGTCCAGGCCGCTGGATCGGCCAGATTTACCCGACCAGCCACTTTCTGACCATCGCCCGCGGCACCTTCTCGAAGGCGCTGGGGCTCAGCGATCTGTGGGCGTCGTTTATTCCGCTGCTGATTGCCGTGCCGTTGGTGTTGGGTTTGAGCGTGTGGCTGCTGAAAAAACAGGAGGGTTAA
- a CDS encoding ABC transporter permease, whose translation MRGLRNIYNLGVKELRSLLGDKAMLALIVFAFTVSVYSSATVMPGSLHLAPIAIADMDKSQLSSRIINSFYRPWFLEPELITADEMDAGLDAGRYTFAINIPPNFQRDVLAGRQPELQVNVDATRMSQAFTGNSYIQNIVTGEVNSFVARYRDNSALPVELAVRMRFNPNLEQERFGAVMAIINNITMLAIVLTGSALIREREHGTVEHLLVMPVTPFEIMLAKVWSMGLVVLVVSGLSLILMVQGVLQVPIEGSIPLFMLGVALSLFATTSIGIFMGTIARSMPQLGLLMILVLLPLQMLSGGSTPRESMPQVVQDIMQTMPTTHFVSLAQAILYRGADFAIVWPQFLTLIVIGGVFFTVALVRFRKTIGEMA comes from the coding sequence ATGCGCGGATTACGCAATATTTATAACCTCGGCGTGAAGGAACTGCGCAGCCTGCTGGGCGATAAAGCGATGCTGGCGCTGATCGTGTTTGCGTTTACGGTGTCGGTTTACTCGTCGGCAACGGTGATGCCTGGCTCGCTGCATCTGGCGCCGATTGCGATTGCTGATATGGACAAGTCGCAGCTTTCGTCACGGATTATTAACAGCTTCTATCGCCCGTGGTTTCTGGAGCCGGAGCTGATCACCGCCGACGAGATGGACGCGGGACTGGATGCCGGGCGCTACACCTTCGCCATCAATATTCCACCTAATTTTCAACGTGATGTGCTGGCGGGAAGGCAGCCGGAATTACAGGTTAACGTGGATGCGACGCGTATGAGTCAGGCATTTACCGGCAACAGCTATATCCAGAATATCGTGACCGGCGAGGTAAACAGCTTTGTGGCACGATATCGGGATAACAGTGCGCTGCCGGTGGAGCTGGCGGTGCGGATGCGCTTTAACCCTAATCTTGAGCAGGAGCGGTTCGGCGCAGTCATGGCCATTATCAACAACATTACGATGCTGGCGATTGTGCTCACCGGTTCGGCGTTGATCCGCGAGCGTGAGCATGGAACGGTGGAGCATCTGTTGGTGATGCCGGTGACGCCGTTTGAAATTATGCTCGCCAAGGTCTGGTCTATGGGATTGGTGGTTCTGGTCGTCTCCGGGCTGTCGCTGATACTGATGGTGCAGGGCGTGTTGCAGGTGCCGATCGAAGGCTCGATCCCGCTCTTTATGCTGGGGGTTGCGCTGAGCCTGTTTGCAACGACGTCGATCGGCATTTTTATGGGGACGATTGCCCGTTCAATGCCGCAGTTAGGGCTGCTGATGATCCTTGTACTGCTGCCGTTGCAGATGCTGTCCGGCGGTTCAACGCCGCGCGAGAGTATGCCTCAGGTGGTGCAGGATATTATGCAAACGATGCCGACAACGCACTTTGTCAGCCTGGCGCAGGCGATTCTCTATCGCGGTGCTGACTTTGCCATCGTCTGGCCGCAGTTCCTGACGCTGATAGTGATTGGCGGGGTATTTTTTACCGTTGCTCTGGTGCGTTTTCGCAAAACCATCGGCGAAATGGCATAA